In Lemur catta isolate mLemCat1 chromosome 1, mLemCat1.pri, whole genome shotgun sequence, one DNA window encodes the following:
- the NOP10 gene encoding H/ACA ribonucleoprotein complex subunit 3 codes for MFLQYYLNEQGERVYTLKKFDPMGQQTCSAHPARFSPDDKYSRHRITIKKRFKVLMTQQPRPVL; via the exons ATGTTTCTGCAGTATTACCTCAATGAGCAGGGAGAGCGGGTCTATACGCTGAAG AAATTTGACCCTATGGGACAGCAGACCTGCTCAGCCCACCCCGCTCGGTTCTCCCCAGACGACAAATACTCGCGACACCGAATCACTATCAAGAAACGCTTCAAGGTGCTCATGACCCAGCAACCGCGCCCTGTCCTCTGA